The Ornithinibacillus sp. 4-3 region TTTATAGCCTGGTTTTACTTTCTTTGGTTTTCGAACGTGCTTCCATGCTTCTTGATCAATAGACGTGCTTTTATCTTTCTTTCTTAATTCCCGTTTATTCCACGGAGCTGCCTGGACAAATTCTCCATTTTTCACATCACAGTAGATAAATTCTATCCCTTTATCCTCTAGCTGTTTAATTAATTTAATATCTTCTTCATCATATAAGCTAATAGCAGTACCTTCTAATCCTGCTCTTGCTGTTCTACCAACTCGGTGGACATAAAATCCCTCTTCCTTTGGTAAATCAGCATTAATTACATGACTTACTCCCTTAATGTCAATTCCTCTAGAAGCTAAGTCTGTTGCCACTACATATTGATAACGTAAATTTAAAATATCATTTAATGCTCGTTTTCTTTCACGAGGAGATAATCCACCATGGATTAAGCCGACCTCTAAACCATTTTCTAATAAAGCATTAGCTAGCTTATTTGCTTGCTCTTTTCCATTTGTGAAAATGATTGCTAAAAATGGATTAAAAGCTTTTGATAACTCTTTGATTATTTTTGCTTTATCTCGATGTTTTATTGCAATCAAGCGATGTTCCATTGTTTCTGGTGATAAATGTCCTTTAATGATTACATGAAGCGGATTATCCATATACTTTCTAAAAAAGTGTTCTAATCTTACCGGAATAGTTGCAGAAAACGCTAATAATTGGATATCACGCTTACAACGTACCAATAATTGGTCAACCTCTTCAATAAAGCCTAAATCTAGCATTAAATCAGCTTCATCCACTACAAAAGCATGAGCTGAATATATGGATAAAGAGCCGTCCTTAACATGGTCTAGGATTCTCCCAGGTGTGCCTACAATAATATGTGGAGGTCTTTTTAATTGCTCAGCCATTTTCAATTTATCTGTTCCGCCTACTAACAGCTTAGTTGACCAAACTTCTTCTTTTTCGGCTAATTGAATCATATTTCTTACCTCATCATATACTTGCTGAGCAAGTTCACGAGTTGGTAAAGTAATAACAAATTGTACTTCTTGTTTAGTTTCATCCAACTTATTAAACAAAGGTAATAAAAAAGCATGTGTTTTTCCAGAGCCTGTATGCGATTGTCCAATAACACTTTTTCCTTTTAAAATTGCAGGGATTACTTTTTCTTGAATTTCCGTAGGCTTTTTAAAATGCAACGCCTGTGTTATATCAATCATCTTTTCTCCTAAAGCAAAAGCTTTAAATGTATTAGTTGTCATTCATTCAGCCTCCCTTCCTACATATAATGAAACGGGTTTGTATTTTCCTTAGAAATAATTACTTCAATAGCTGAATCTGCTAATTGCTCAGCCAATTTTTCTTGAACAACTTCTTTCATAATTTGTTCAATATAATGCCCTGCATCGATAACACATAAACCTAATTCCATTGCATCTTGAGCCATATGGAAAGTCATGTCACCAGTCACATATACATCTGCACCCATTCTCAATGCTTGATGAATATATTTTTCACCGCTTCCGCCAAGAATAGCTACCTTTTTCACTTTTTTATCGAGATTACCTGTTACACGTACATTTGCTAATCCTAAATTTTCTTTCACTTGCTGGATAAACTCCTGAAACGTAACAGCTTGATTTAAGCTGCCAACTCTACCTATACCTAAAGGTGTCTCATCTTTATTAGCAAGCAAATAAACATCATATGCAACCTCTTCATATGGATGTGCTTCTAATAACACATGGATCACTTGCTGGATTTTCTCTTCAGAAACAATAACTTCTACCTTCATTTCTTCTACTCGCTCGATCTGGTTTTGCTCACCAATAAACGGCTTTGTACCCTCTAATGGCTTGAATGTTCCTGTTCCTTCTGTTTGAAAAGTACAATTGCTGTAATTTCCAATATGTCCAGCACCAGCCTGCGCTAAGGCTTCACTTACTTCATCCACATAATCCTCGGGAATAAAAACTGCCAATTTATATAATTTCTTCTCATCTGTATCTTGCAAATTAGCTGTTTTTGTAAGCTTTAATTGATCTAGTAGCATATCATTCACACCGTCAGCTGCGATATCTAAATTCGTATGTGCAGCATAGACTGTAATATCATGCTTAATTAGCTTTTCTAAAACTCTGCCCTTTGGTGTGTTCGTATCTATTTTTTTTAATGCTTTAAATAGCATAGGGTGATGTGCGATGATTAAATCAACCTTTTCTGTAATGGCTTCATCCACAACGGATTCCAGTACATCCAAGGTTATCATAACTTTTTTTACCTCTTTATTAGCTGAGCCGACTTGTAAGCCAACATTATCCCAATCATACGCTAAATTTAGTGGAGCCCATTTTTCCATCAAATCAAATACTTTTTTATTCGTCCATTTCCCCATCGCTTAAAACCTCCTCTATCCATGCTAACTCTGTTTCAAAGGCAGCTATTTTTTCCTTACTCACTTCCGTACCAGCCTTCATTTGTTCAATGATTCTATAATATTTATTTTTTTCATGCTTCCATTTTTTTATAAAGGCTGCGGATTTCTCTTTTAAAAGCCATGGTCCAAAAAATAACTCTTTCTCACTTAATGTATAAGGAGTAGGATCTGTTTTTTTATCAGCAACTATAATCTCATAAATATGGTTATTCTCATCAATAATAGCTTCTTCAGAAATTACATAATCATGATCATAAAACCAGCTTCTTACAATAGGCGCTGCTATATTGGGCTGTGCAATAATTCTTCTAACCTTAGATAGTTTGTTATGTCCTTGATCTAATATTTGCTTGATTAGGCTTCCACCCATCCCGGCAATAACAATTTCAGTAACTTCCCCATCATGGATAACTGCTAATCCATCCCCTAAACGTACATCAATCCGCTCCTCTAACTGATTGGATTTAATATTCGTTTGAGCACTTTCATATGGACCAAGATTTACCTCACCAGCAATTGCTCTTGCAGTAGGATCGAGTTCACAAACATAACATGGTAAATATGCATGGTCAGAACCAATATCTGCAAAAAAACTGCCTTTTGGTAAATAGGTCGCTATTTTCATTAATCTATTAGATAAATTATTCGTTTGATTCACTTTTTCTCCCTCATACCGCTTATTTATAGTGCTTGTTCAAAAAGGACAGTAAAAAGGACAGTCATTGGTTAAGTCCACAACATCATGCGAGCAACATCTGCACTAGTACATCCTGTATGTCGTAGCATCTCGTGTCCGTCGAAAGTTCAAGGCGACGTGGCTTAGAGTAGTGGTGTGATGACTTCAACGTTCGACACAAGACGTGTTGGAATCGAAGTTCCTCCGTTCGATGTGTCATTTTTGTTGGACTTTTTGAACAACCTCTTATAGAAAAATACTACTTTCATCATACTAGTAATTACCGAAATTTTAAAATGATAACCACGGTTTCCAGCACTTTAAGGGGTTATTGATACTTCGTTTTTAAAAGATATAGCACTAATTTTTCTAATGAAAGTAGAAAAGCTTCCTGATTTCTCAGAAAGCCCTTCGTAAAATTATTTTTTATTATTTGTAATTTTCTACTAGCCAGTCAGCTAAAATTTCAGCTTGTGGCGGAGTTGCTTGTCCAGGAGGCATTGCACCTCTACCATTGTTAATAATATCCTGAATTTCTTCTGCTGAGTATTTGCTTCCAATTGCCGTTAAATCAGGTGGTCCAGTTAAGTCTCCACCATGACATGCTGCACAAGAGCTCTGGTAAATCTCTTCTGGGTCATGTGTTTCTTCTGCTGCATCAGCATTTTCTTCTGGATTTTGGATTGCTTCACGTTGATTTACGCCTACGTAAGATAAAATAATTACCAATGCTATCCCTAAAATGGCAATAATCGCATATGGGACTACTGGGTTTTTGCTCATTGTATTTCCTCCTTATGTATTTCCCCAAAATCTTAATATAATAAAGCAAGCTATATATATATTACTCGAAAATCGAAATTCTTTAAAGAGTTATCATAAGAATATTTATAAAAGCCGATTAAATACAGTAAAAAGTATGCCTAAAAGACTTATAAATGACAAAATTTTGTACTTTTTTGCCATACTAAAAGATAACCAGCCCATAAAAGTAATTATAAAAAGCATGGTTATTAGCAATTCATCTACTTGTAATTCTTGTGAAATAAAAGTCAAAATAAATAAACTTAACATGAACGAAATAATTAAAGAAAAATATTGCAAAATACCCTCTTTATTTCGAAAAAAACTAATATATAATATAACTGATAAAATGAATATGCTTGTTAATACAGACAACTTAATTAGTAATGAAATTGGGAAAACAGCTGTGAATAAAAAAGATAATGGTAAGAGTAACAATAGTATCGTGATGTAAATAAAAAGGAGTATATTTCCTTGTTTCTGTTCACTATTACTACCCTCACCTTGTGTATACAGCGCTAATAAATAATCGCAATACTCTACTGGTAAAAGCTTATTTTTTTTCCAATGCTCAATTTCTTGAATAATTATCTTATGTCTATTTTCAGCCATCTTGATAACTCCTATATTAAGAAGTGTGTATACATCAATCCAAGAAATCTTTTAATTGTTTACTACGACTAGGGTGTCTAAGCTTTCTTAACGCTTTTGCTTCAATTTGTCGAATTCTTTCACGTGTTACGCCAAATACTTTTCCTACTTCTTCAAGTGTTCTCGTTCTTCCATCATCTAAACCAAAACGAAGTCGCAACACATTTTCTTCACGATCCGTCAATGTATCCAAAACATCTTCTAATTGTTCTTTTAGAAGTTCATATGCCGCATGATCAGATGGAGAAACAGCTTCTTGATCTTCTATAAAGTCGCCAAGATGTGAATCATCCTCTTCTCCAATCGGTGTTTCTAAAGAAACAGGTTCTTGTGCAATTTTTAAAATGTCACGAACTTTTTCAGGAGATAATTCCATTTCTTCACCAATTTCCTCCGGTGTTGGTTCGCGTCCTAGATCTTGAAGGAGCTGTCTTTGAATACGAATTAACTTATTAATGGTTTCCACCATATGCACTGGAATCCTTATCGTTCTTGCTTGATCGGCAATCGCACGAGTAATAGCTTGGCGAATCCACCATGTTGCGTACGTACTAAATTTAAAGCCCTTTGTATGGTCAAATTTCTCAACAGCTTTGATTAGTCCCATGTTTCCTTCTTGAATTAAATCAAGGAATAACATACCACGACCAACATAACGTTTAGCAATACTTACAACAAGACGTAAATTAGCTTCTGCAAGCTGACGACTTGCCTCTTCATCGCCCTCTTTAATTCGTTTTGCTAAATTAACTTCTTCTCCAGCAGTAAGAAGATTCACTCGACCTATTTCTTTTAGATACATACGAACTGGGTCGTTAATCTTTACGCCTAATGGGATACTTAGATCGTCATCTAAAGGCGTATCCTCTTCCTTCTCAATCTCTTTAACATCTGGGTCAACATCTACGTCAGCATCTCCAATAACTTCGACACCTTGATCTGCTAGGTACTCATAAAATTCATCCATTTGATCTGGCTCGATAGCAAAATTTGATAGTTGATCAGCAACTTCTTCAAACGCTAATACTCCACGCTTTTTCCCAGCTTCTACCAACTGCTCTTTAGCTTGTTCTAATAATTGATTATTATCAATTGTTTGTGAAGTTTTATTGTCTGACATGAGTCCCCCTCCTTCCAATATCCATCAATATATTATCGATTATTAAACTGCTTCTTTATAGCAATAATTTGCATTGCTATTTGTGCGGCTCTTATCGGATCATTCTCTTGCTCTGCTTGCTTTTGCTGCAGATATAACTCGTGTAATGAAGTGTTTTCTTCTGCATGATTTTGAATCATTTTTATTAAATCACGAATTTCTTGTTCATCAATGTCCTCACGTATTGAAATCATTGATAATTCAATAACAAGCTGTTTTAATTGCTCATCATCTAATTTATCTAAATAACCACTTACATCAGGAGCTGTTGCTTCTTCGTAAAAGGCATATAAGTGAGTTGCAATAATTTTATGCACTTCAATATTAAAATTACCAGCTAAATCTTTTTGTACACGTTCAGCAATTCCCTTATTTTGCAACATATATGCAAGTAATTGTCTTTCTGCATTTTGAAATGCAGGATACAATTGATTTGTCAACTGTTTTGAACTTGCCTTATTAGTATATCTGTTCTTTGCTCTCTTATCCTCAGTAAATTGCGCATTCTGTCGGATTTTATGAATTTCATCTAACATAGAGTCCATTGATAATTGAAATTCATTACTTAAATCACGAATATAATGTTCTCTTTCTACTGTGCTTTCAATTTTGGCAATTTCTTTTAATATCTCTTGAATATATGTGATACGATCACTTTCTATTTGCAAATTATAATTCCTTTTTATATAACGCATGTAAAAATTTATAAACGTATCACTATTTTTAATAATTTTATTTAAAAAGTCTTCGGATCCATATGTTTTAATATACTGATCTGGATCCAAATTTTCAGGTAAGTTTGCTATTTTTACATGACACCCAGCTGTACGTAATAACAATGCTGCACGATAGCTTGCTTCTAAACCTGCAAAATCAGAATCATAACAAATTACTGCTGTATCTACATATCTTCGTATTAACTGAGCTTGACTTTCAGAGAGTGCAGTCCCTAATGTTGCCACAACATGTCCAATTTCTGCTTGATATGCTGAGATAACGTCCATTTGTCCTTCTAATAAAATAACTTCATTTGCTTTGCGAATATGTTTTTTTGCTAAGTCGAAATTATATAATATTCTACTTTTATGAAACAAATCGCTTTCCGAACTATTTAAGTATTTAGGTTTCTCATCTGTAATAGTTCTCCCACCAAAAGCAACAATTTTTCCAAGATGATTACGGATTGGAAAAATAATCCTACCACTAAATCGGTCATAGGCTGTTTGGTCATCTTGAATACCAAGTAACCCTGCTTTTACAAGTAGTTGTTGATGAAATCCTTTCTTTGTTAAAAAGTCAGCAGTAAAGTTTTTAATATTTGGAGCATATCCCAATTGGAATGTTTGAATACTTTCATCTGTGATTCCTCTTTGCTGAAAATAGTTATAACCTTGTTTACCCTCTTCTGTGTATTTTAAAATATGTTGATACAATTTAGTTAACCACTCATACACAGATAAAAGTTGTTGACTTTCTTCTGAAACATTAGAAGTCGGCTCCCTTATTCCAGCATCCGATAAGTCAATACCACCTTTCTCAGCAAGGAAATTTAATGCCTCATAAAATGAGTATCCTTCAAGTTCCATTAAGAAACTTATAACATTTCCGCCTTTTTTACACCCAAAACAATAATATATCTGTTTGTCTTGTGTGACAGAAAATGAAGGTGTTTTTTCTCCATGAAATGGACATAGGCCAAAGTAATTTCTACCTTGCTTCTTAAGCTGAACATAATTTCCAACCACATCAACGATGTCATTTGCCTTACGAACTTTCTCAACCACTTCATCAGGAATTCGGTTATTCATTTTAAATACCACCATATTTAGTTCTATTAAACTAATAATTCGTAATTAAATAGGAAAACTCCTTTAAAATTCGACATTTTTTTCTAAAAAAATATAAATTACTACATATAAAACTGAAAATGTTATCCTTATTATTCTTTATTGAGGTTCTTTTTTCCTTTATTTCAGAAAAGTTTTATATGCTCTTATATTCTATGTCGAAATTGATGAATTTAACATTTTGTCGACAAGATTCTATTATAGTCGAAACTATTTAATCAGGCTAGTAAAAAAACTGAAAATCTACCTTAAAAAACGTATAAAAAACTGGTTTTGTGTAAATACTGTGCTTTGTACAAAACATACTTATAGATTAACAAACGCAATTTCCTATTATATCGCCTTTTTCGGCATGTCCTACGACATCATAAAAAATTTTGGAAACTTGAAATTAATTATGAACATTTTTCATCATTTGAATAATTATATTAGCAGTTTCTTCTACTGCCTTATAGGAAACATCGATTACTTCACAACCGATTTTTTCAACAAGTTCATTAAAATAAATAATCTCTTCATTTATTCTGTGTTTATTCGCATATATTGCCTGATTACCAAGACCAAGTGCTTTTAATCTTTCTTTTCTGATCTCATTTAATTTCTCAGGATTAATTCGTAATCCTATACATTTTTTTGGATCAATACGAAATAGCTCTTCAGGAGGATCAACCTCTGGCACAATAGGAACATTGGCTACTTTATATCGTTTCAAAGCTAAATATTGAGAAAGTGGCGTCTTTGAGGTTCGAGATAATCCGATTAGCACAATATCTGCCCTTGTTATGCCACGTGAATCTCTTCCATCATCGTACTTTACAGCAAATTCCATAGCTTCAATCCGCTTAAAATAATCATCATCTAATGCATGAACAAGTCCTGGTTTTTTTAACGGTGGACGTTTAAAAACTTGTTCCATCGTTGTCAATATCGGCCCCATAATGTCCATTGTAGCAATATTATATTGCTCTGCTTTATCATTTAAATACTTACGTAAATCAGGATCAACAAAGGTAAAACCTAGGATAGTATTATCCTTACCTTCCATCATTCTCAGCGTATCATCAATAGTATGATAATCACAGATATAGGGAATACGATGAATAATATAATCTTCGCCTTGAAACTGGCTTAGACCTGCTTTGGTAACAAGTTCAGCTGTTTCTCCAACAGAATCAGATAAGACATATACTTCGATTTGTCTATTCATAATTGATTTAACCAGCCTCCTATAGTTCGTCGTTTGTTACCAATTCTACAAATACTTTTGTAATCGTAGTTTTAGTAATTCGCCCTACCACTTCTAGTCCAAATTCCGTTTTCTTCACAACAGGAAGTCCATCTATCTGCCTTGTTATTAATTTTTTGGCAGCATCAATAAGCAAATCTTCTCCTGTGCAAATGGTAATATTTGGCATGCGTGTCATAATAATATGCACTGGCATCGTATTTAAATCTTGATTACCTAAACAAGCTCTTAATAAATCCTTCCTAGAAAGCACACCTATTAAACAGCTATGTTCATCCACAACAAATATAGTCCCTACATCCTCTAGAAAGAAAGTAGAAACAGCATCGTATGCTGTCATGTTCTCTCTAATAACTACTGGCACAGATTTATATTCATTTACCTTATACTTTTTTATCTTCTCTGTTAGTAACTCTGAACCCGATTTTCCTGAATAAAAATAACCAACTCGTGGTCTTGCTTCTAAATAGCCAGCCATTGTTAAGATTGCTAAATCTGGTCTTAATGTTGCTCTTGCTAAATTAAGCTTTCCTGCAATTTTTTCTCCTGTTATTGGTCCATCACTTTTTACAATAGCAATTATTTTTTCCTGCCGTACTGATAAATCCACTTTTATCACCGTCCAAAACAATTACGTTATACTACTCATGCACAACATTATACAACTATTTATATTCAACTGCTATGACACAAATCAAAAATAGAGGGAAAACTTTACCCGCTACCTAAAACATTTCTTGATCAAGCATGTTGCTTCCATTGAACATATGATAAATCAGCAAAATCATGAATCAATAAAGAGATATGAGCTAATAGTGAGAGACGATTTGTTTTAAGC contains the following coding sequences:
- a CDS encoding pyruvate, water dikinase regulatory protein translates to MNRQIEVYVLSDSVGETAELVTKAGLSQFQGEDYIIHRIPYICDYHTIDDTLRMMEGKDNTILGFTFVDPDLRKYLNDKAEQYNIATMDIMGPILTTMEQVFKRPPLKKPGLVHALDDDYFKRIEAMEFAVKYDDGRDSRGITRADIVLIGLSRTSKTPLSQYLALKRYKVANVPIVPEVDPPEELFRIDPKKCIGLRINPEKLNEIRKERLKALGLGNQAIYANKHRINEEIIYFNELVEKIGCEVIDVSYKAVEETANIIIQMMKNVHN
- the cccA gene encoding cytochrome c550, which produces MSKNPVVPYAIIAILGIALVIILSYVGVNQREAIQNPEENADAAEETHDPEEIYQSSCAACHGGDLTGPPDLTAIGSKYSAEEIQDIINNGRGAMPPGQATPPQAEILADWLVENYK
- the rpoD gene encoding RNA polymerase sigma factor RpoD, with amino-acid sequence MSDNKTSQTIDNNQLLEQAKEQLVEAGKKRGVLAFEEVADQLSNFAIEPDQMDEFYEYLADQGVEVIGDADVDVDPDVKEIEKEEDTPLDDDLSIPLGVKINDPVRMYLKEIGRVNLLTAGEEVNLAKRIKEGDEEASRQLAEANLRLVVSIAKRYVGRGMLFLDLIQEGNMGLIKAVEKFDHTKGFKFSTYATWWIRQAITRAIADQARTIRIPVHMVETINKLIRIQRQLLQDLGREPTPEEIGEEMELSPEKVRDILKIAQEPVSLETPIGEEDDSHLGDFIEDQEAVSPSDHAAYELLKEQLEDVLDTLTDREENVLRLRFGLDDGRTRTLEEVGKVFGVTRERIRQIEAKALRKLRHPSRSKQLKDFLD
- a CDS encoding helix-turn-helix transcriptional regulator, translated to MDLSVRQEKIIAIVKSDGPITGEKIAGKLNLARATLRPDLAILTMAGYLEARPRVGYFYSGKSGSELLTEKIKKYKVNEYKSVPVVIRENMTAYDAVSTFFLEDVGTIFVVDEHSCLIGVLSRKDLLRACLGNQDLNTMPVHIIMTRMPNITICTGEDLLIDAAKKLITRQIDGLPVVKKTEFGLEVVGRITKTTITKVFVELVTNDEL
- the dnaG gene encoding DNA primase, producing MNNRIPDEVVEKVRKANDIVDVVGNYVQLKKQGRNYFGLCPFHGEKTPSFSVTQDKQIYYCFGCKKGGNVISFLMELEGYSFYEALNFLAEKGGIDLSDAGIREPTSNVSEESQQLLSVYEWLTKLYQHILKYTEEGKQGYNYFQQRGITDESIQTFQLGYAPNIKNFTADFLTKKGFHQQLLVKAGLLGIQDDQTAYDRFSGRIIFPIRNHLGKIVAFGGRTITDEKPKYLNSSESDLFHKSRILYNFDLAKKHIRKANEVILLEGQMDVISAYQAEIGHVVATLGTALSESQAQLIRRYVDTAVICYDSDFAGLEASYRAALLLRTAGCHVKIANLPENLDPDQYIKTYGSEDFLNKIIKNSDTFINFYMRYIKRNYNLQIESDRITYIQEILKEIAKIESTVEREHYIRDLSNEFQLSMDSMLDEIHKIRQNAQFTEDKRAKNRYTNKASSKQLTNQLYPAFQNAERQLLAYMLQNKGIAERVQKDLAGNFNIEVHKIIATHLYAFYEEATAPDVSGYLDKLDDEQLKQLVIELSMISIREDIDEQEIRDLIKMIQNHAEENTSLHELYLQQKQAEQENDPIRAAQIAMQIIAIKKQFNNR
- a CDS encoding tRNA (adenine(22)-N(1))-methyltransferase TrmK, which produces MNQTNNLSNRLMKIATYLPKGSFFADIGSDHAYLPCYVCELDPTARAIAGEVNLGPYESAQTNIKSNQLEERIDVRLGDGLAVIHDGEVTEIVIAGMGGSLIKQILDQGHNKLSKVRRIIAQPNIAAPIVRSWFYDHDYVISEEAIIDENNHIYEIIVADKKTDPTPYTLSEKELFFGPWLLKEKSAAFIKKWKHEKNKYYRIIEQMKAGTEVSKEKIAAFETELAWIEEVLSDGEMDE
- a CDS encoding Nif3-like dinuclear metal center hexameric protein, yielding MGKWTNKKVFDLMEKWAPLNLAYDWDNVGLQVGSANKEVKKVMITLDVLESVVDEAITEKVDLIIAHHPMLFKALKKIDTNTPKGRVLEKLIKHDITVYAAHTNLDIAADGVNDMLLDQLKLTKTANLQDTDEKKLYKLAVFIPEDYVDEVSEALAQAGAGHIGNYSNCTFQTEGTGTFKPLEGTKPFIGEQNQIERVEEMKVEVIVSEEKIQQVIHVLLEAHPYEEVAYDVYLLANKDETPLGIGRVGSLNQAVTFQEFIQQVKENLGLANVRVTGNLDKKVKKVAILGGSGEKYIHQALRMGADVYVTGDMTFHMAQDAMELGLCVIDAGHYIEQIMKEVVQEKLAEQLADSAIEVIISKENTNPFHYM
- a CDS encoding DEAD/DEAH box helicase, translated to MTTNTFKAFALGEKMIDITQALHFKKPTEIQEKVIPAILKGKSVIGQSHTGSGKTHAFLLPLFNKLDETKQEVQFVITLPTRELAQQVYDEVRNMIQLAEKEEVWSTKLLVGGTDKLKMAEQLKRPPHIIVGTPGRILDHVKDGSLSIYSAHAFVVDEADLMLDLGFIEEVDQLLVRCKRDIQLLAFSATIPVRLEHFFRKYMDNPLHVIIKGHLSPETMEHRLIAIKHRDKAKIIKELSKAFNPFLAIIFTNGKEQANKLANALLENGLEVGLIHGGLSPRERKRALNDILNLRYQYVVATDLASRGIDIKGVSHVINADLPKEEGFYVHRVGRTARAGLEGTAISLYDEEDIKLIKQLEDKGIEFIYCDVKNGEFVQAAPWNKRELRKKDKSTSIDQEAWKHVRKPKKVKPGYKKKMKFEQEAIKKQLLKKNKRKK